From one Humulus lupulus chromosome 8, drHumLupu1.1, whole genome shotgun sequence genomic stretch:
- the LOC133796069 gene encoding secreted RxLR effector protein 161-like, which produces MDVKIVFLNGELEDDIYMDQPEGFVIPSQEHKGISLDQSHYIAKILKKCNYFDCMSTCIPYDPSIKLFKNTGDGVRQSEHASIIGSLRYVIDCTKPDIAYAVGLLCMLNSRPSIEHWHAIERVMRYLKRTMNLGLHYQKFLAVLEGYSDADWNTLSDDSKATSGYIFSIGGGALSWKSKKQTILAQSTMESAMIELVTAKEVGWLRSLLVEINLWERPIPAVLIHCNSVATITKI; this is translated from the exons atggatgttaagattgTTTTTTTGAATGGTGAGTTAGAAGATGATATTTACATGGATCAACCTGAAGGTTTTGTGATCCCCAGCCAGGAACATAAG GGAATTTCTCTAGATCAATCTCATTACATTGCGAAGATTCTAAAGAAATGCAATTACTTTGATTGTATGTCTACTTGCATACCATATGATCCAAGTATAAAAttatttaagaacactggtgaCGGTGTTAGACAATCTGAGCATGCGAGCATCATTGGCAGCCTTCGGTATGTCATTGATTGTACTAAACCTGACATTGCCTATGCTGTGGGATTACTATGCATGTTGAATAGTAGACCTAGTATAGAGCATTGGCATGCTATTGAAAGGGTCATGAGATACCTTAAAAGAACCATGAACCTTGGATTACATTACCAAAAGTTTCTAGCTGTCCTTGAAGGATACAGTGATGCAGATTGGAACACTCTGTCAGATGACTCCAAAGCAACAAGTGGCTATATTTTTAGTATAGGTGGTGGAGCTCTTTCATGGAAATCAAAGAAACAAACTATTTTAGCTCAATCAACCATGGAGTCTGCAATGATAGAACTAGTTACTGCTAAAGAAGTAGGTTGGTTGAGAAGCCTACTAGTTGAAATCAATTTATGGGAAAGACCGATACCAGCTGTGTTGATTCACTGCAATAGTGTCGCGACTATCACAAAAATTTAG
- the LOC133794190 gene encoding WAT1-related protein At2g39510-like, whose protein sequence is MSTKYFNQKVNLLRPFIGIIVLQFGYAGMSIVSKFALDRGMSLHVLVVYRHVVAAVVIAPFSILMERKTRPKMTSSVFIKILLLGLLEPVIDQNLFYTGMKYTTATFASAMCNILPAFAFIMAWIFRLEKVDIQRIHSQAKLLGTLLTVVGAMVMTLVNGSMLDFPWTKENNDHGYVKAATNENYLKGGLMLTTGSMCWSSFIILQAITLKSYPAELSLTALICLMGAIEGSIAAIILEWGNPAAWSIRLDSSLIAALYSGIVCSGFGYYIQGVVMKDRGPVFATAFNPIGMIIVAILSSFIFSEILYLGRVIGAVIIVLGLYMVLWGKTKDHLPSETSEKVSTTIDEHIIVMNENLKVSKQDNVADYNDIRETPSKESV, encoded by the exons ATGTCAACAAAATACTTCAATCAAAAAGTAAACCTGCTGAGGCCTTTCATTGGCATCATTGTGCTGCAATTTGGCTATGCAGGAATGTCCATAGTTTCTAAGTTTGCTCTAGACCGAGGAATGAGCCTGCACGTCTTGGTAGTATACCGGCATGTTGTAGCCGCTGTTGTTATTGCCCCTTTCTCCATTTTAATGGAAAG GAAAACAAGGCCCAAGATGACCTCCTCTGTCTTCATTAAGATTTTGTTGCTTGGCTTATTGGA GCCTGTAATTGACCAAAACTTGTTTTATACTGGGATGAAGTATACCACAGCGACTTTTGCATCTGCCATGTGCAATATTCTTCCTGCATTTGCATTCATAATGGCTTGGATTTTCAG GCTTGAAAAGGTTGATATCCAAAGAATTCATAGCCAAGCAAAGCTGTTGGGAACTTTGTTGACTGTTGTAGGAGCGATGGTTATGACTTTGGTTAATGGCTCAATGTTGGATTTTCCTTGGACAAAAGAGAACAACGACCATGGATATGTCAAAGCTGCAACTAATGAAAACTATCTCAAGGGTGGTCTTATGCTTACAACAGGTTCTATGTGCTGGTCTAGTTTCATCATACTTCAA GCAATTACACTCAAATCATACCCTGCTGAGCTCTCCCTAACAGCTTTGATATGTTTGATGGGAGCAATTGAAGGTTCAATTGCAGCAATAATACTGGAATGGGGAAATCCTGCAGCATGGTCCATAAGATTAGATTCCTCCTTAATAGCTGCTCTTTACAGT GGAATAGTTTGTTCTGGATTTGGCTACTATATCCAAGGAGTGGTCATGAAAGATAGGGGTCCTGTTTTCGCTACTGCTTTTAATCCTATCGGCATGATTATTGTTGCAATATTGAGTTCCTTCATTTTTTCAGAGATACTGTACTTGGGACG GGTTATCGGAGCAGTTATCATTGTATTAGGCTTGTACATGGTCCTGTGGGGTAAGACCAAGGACCATCTTCCATCTGAAACAAGTGAAAAAGTGTCAACAACAATAGATGAACACATTATCGTTATGAATGAGAATTTGAAGGTATCAAAGCAAGACAATGTGGCTGATTATAATGACATTAGGGAGACACCCTCAAAGGAATCTGTTTAA